The Streptomyces noursei ATCC 11455 sequence CCGCCGCCGACATACCTTTGACGAGGAGTGATGCACTGACCACGGTGCGTTGTACGCACCTGGGACGCGCGGGTACGCGGCGGGGCCGGAAACCGGGAGGGCAGCGAACATGGACGACGGCGGCCAGAGGCCGGAAGACGACGAGCAGTCGGAGTACGAGCCCGAGTCAGGCATCCTGAGGGTGTTCGGACGCCAGCTCAAACGCTTACGGGAATGGGCGGGCATGGAACGCACCGAGTTGGGCGCACGGACGGGCTATTCCCCCTCCACCATCGCCTCCTACGAACAGGGACGGCGCATCCCACCACCCGACTTCATCGACCAGGCGGACGGGGTCCTGGGGGCACACGGCGTCCTAGTCGAGTTGAAGGAGGAGGTGGCGCGGGCCCAGTACCCGGCGTTCTTCCGCGACGCGGCACGACTGGAGGCCAAGGCGGTGGGGCTTCATGTGTATGCGACACAGGCCGTACCCGGGCTGTTGCAGACGCAGGAGTATGCGCGGGCGGTGTTCGGGATGATGCGGCCGCCGCTGGACGAGGGCATCCTCGAACAACGCGTGGCAGGACGGCTTGCGCGGCAGGAGATCTTCGTCCGCCGCCCGACGCCGCTGTTCAGCTTTGTGATCGACGAGTCGGTACTGCTGCGCCCCATCGGGGGACGGGACGTGCTCCGCGGCCAATTGGAGCAGATCCTGCTCATCGGCCAGAAGAAGACTGTCGAGATCCAGGTCATGCCGCTAAGCCGAGAAGAGAACTCCGGACTGGCCGGCCCCTTCACCTTGATCGAGACCAAGGAAGGTCGCAGGATCGCGTACGTGGAAGTACAGAACGTGAGCCGCCTCCGCACAGACCGGGATTCGGTCCGAGCTCTTGAGAACAAGTACGGGGTTCTTCGCGCTCAGGCCCTCACCCCCAGGGAATCACTGACCTATATCGAGAAGGTGCTGGGAGCAACATGAACGCCGATGCGACCGTGCAACACCCGTACCAGCTGACATGGATCAAAAGCAGCTACAGCAGCGAGGAAGGCGGCGAATGCGTCGAGGCCGCGACCGACCCCACCACAGTGCACATCCGCGACTCTAAGGACACCACCAGGTGCACGCTGACTGCGTCCCCGGGCGCCTGGGCCGCATTCGTCGACTTCTCCATATCGCACGCGCCCTGATCGACTCGGTGGTGAGGCCACCTTCCAACACACGAGATGGGACGCCTCCAACACATTGGGGTCCGCGGCCCGAAGGCCGCGGACCCCAATCAACTTCCGCTACTTCTCGACTCGCTCGCCCTACAAGTGGAGCCTTACCGGCCGGGAGGCGCCGGCGGGTAGGAACCGGGCGCACCGGGCTGCTGCGGCGGACCCTGCGGGTAAGGCGCATAGCCCCCCGGGCCACCAGGGCCGCCGAAGCCACCGGGACCACCGGGCGGCGGGCCGTTGCGACGGCTCTTCCGTCGCACCAGCATCACGATGCCGACAATGACGCCGACGACGACAAGCCCCACCACGACAAGCAGCCCGATGAAGAGCGGGCTCCAGCCCGCCTTCTCTGCAGGCTGCGAGGCGCTGTCGCTTCCGCTGCTTCCGTTGCTTCCTGCGGAGGCCGCCTGCCCGCCTGTCCCTGCGGAAGACGCCTGCTCCTGCGGCATCTTCAACGGCCCGTTCTTCGGACCTGCGGGGATGTCACGCGTGAGTGCAGCGAGCGGCTGGATGTAGCCGTAGCCGTAGTGGGCGTCCGGGAGCGAGGTGCCCTTGGCGGAAGGCGGGAGGCCGGCGGTCTTGGTCAGCCGGTTGACGATCTGACCAGCAGTCAGGTCGGGAAACTTTTGCCGGAGGAGGGCTGCGGCGGCCGAAACAAAGGCGGCTGAGTCTGATGTACCGGTGCCCTTTTGATATTTCGAGGTGCCACTGTCTC is a genomic window containing:
- a CDS encoding helix-turn-helix domain-containing protein — encoded protein: MDDGGQRPEDDEQSEYEPESGILRVFGRQLKRLREWAGMERTELGARTGYSPSTIASYEQGRRIPPPDFIDQADGVLGAHGVLVELKEEVARAQYPAFFRDAARLEAKAVGLHVYATQAVPGLLQTQEYARAVFGMMRPPLDEGILEQRVAGRLARQEIFVRRPTPLFSFVIDESVLLRPIGGRDVLRGQLEQILLIGQKKTVEIQVMPLSREENSGLAGPFTLIETKEGRRIAYVEVQNVSRLRTDRDSVRALENKYGVLRAQALTPRESLTYIEKVLGAT
- a CDS encoding DUF397 domain-containing protein; amino-acid sequence: MNADATVQHPYQLTWIKSSYSSEEGGECVEAATDPTTVHIRDSKDTTRCTLTASPGAWAAFVDFSISHAP